In Photobacterium angustum, the following proteins share a genomic window:
- the rplL gene encoding 50S ribosomal protein L7/L12, with protein MSITNEQILDAVAEMSVMQVVELIEAMEEKFGVTAAAAVVAGGAAADAAEEQTEFDVILTACGANKVAVIKAVRGATGLGLKEAKAVVDGAPAPLKEGVEKAEAEALKAQLEEAGASVEIK; from the coding sequence ATGTCTATCACTAACGAGCAAATCCTAGACGCAGTTGCAGAAATGTCTGTAATGCAAGTTGTTGAGCTAATTGAAGCTATGGAAGAAAAATTCGGTGTTACTGCTGCAGCTGCAGTTGTAGCAGGCGGCGCAGCTGCAGACGCAGCTGAAGAGCAAACTGAATTCGACGTAATCCTAACAGCTTGTGGCGCTAACAAAGTTGCTGTAATCAAAGCAGTACGTGGCGCAACTGGTCTTGGTCTTAAAGAAGCTAAAGCAGTAGTTGACGGCGCTCCAGCACCTCTAAAAGAAGGCGTTGAGAAAGCTGAAGCTGAAGCTCTTAAAGCTCAATTAGAAGAAGCTGGTGCTTCTGTTGAAATCAAGTAA
- the rplJ gene encoding 50S ribosomal protein L10, translating into MALNLQDKKAIVAEVNEAANGALSAVVADSRGVTVGAMTTLRKQAREAGVYVKVVRNTLARRAVEGTDFECLKDVFVGPSLIGFSNEHPGAAARLFKDFAKENKAFEIKAAAFEGAVANVEVLATLPTYDEAIARLMMCMKEASAGKLVRTIAAVRDQKEEAAA; encoded by the coding sequence ATGGCATTAAATCTTCAAGACAAAAAAGCAATTGTTGCTGAAGTCAACGAAGCTGCCAACGGTGCACTTTCTGCTGTTGTTGCTGACTCTCGCGGTGTTACTGTGGGTGCGATGACTACTTTACGTAAGCAAGCTCGTGAAGCTGGCGTATACGTTAAAGTTGTTCGTAACACACTAGCACGCCGTGCAGTAGAAGGTACTGACTTCGAATGTCTAAAAGACGTTTTTGTTGGTCCTTCTCTAATCGGTTTCTCTAATGAGCACCCAGGTGCTGCAGCGCGTCTTTTCAAAGACTTCGCTAAAGAGAACAAAGCATTCGAGATCAAAGCAGCTGCATTTGAAGGCGCTGTTGCAAACGTTGAAGTACTAGCAACTCTACCAACTTACGACGAAGCTATCGCACGCCTAATGATGTGCATGAAAGAAGCGTCTGCTGGTAAACTTGTACGTACTATCGCTGCAGTACGTGATCAGAAAGAAGAAGCTGCTGCTTAA
- the rplA gene encoding 50S ribosomal protein L1 → MAKLTKRMRVIRDKVDSTREYEINEAVALLKELATAKFNESVDVAVNLGIDARKSDQNVRGATVLPNGTGRDIRVAVFTQGANAEAAKEAGAELVGMEDLADLVKKGEMNFDVVIASPDAMRVVGQLGTILGPRGLMPNPKVGTVTPNVAEAVKNAKAGQVRYRNDKNGIIHTTIGKVNFDAAQLQENLEALLVALKKAKPSSAKGTFIKKVSISTTMGAGVALDQNSLKANVA, encoded by the coding sequence ATGGCTAAACTGACTAAGCGCATGCGCGTTATCCGTGACAAAGTTGACTCTACTCGTGAGTACGAAATCAACGAAGCTGTTGCTCTTCTAAAAGAACTAGCTACTGCTAAATTCAATGAAAGTGTTGACGTTGCAGTTAACCTAGGCATTGATGCACGTAAATCTGACCAAAACGTACGTGGTGCAACTGTACTACCAAACGGTACTGGTCGTGACATCCGTGTTGCTGTATTTACTCAAGGCGCAAACGCTGAAGCTGCTAAAGAAGCTGGCGCTGAGCTTGTAGGTATGGAAGATCTAGCTGACCTAGTTAAGAAAGGCGAGATGAACTTCGACGTAGTTATCGCATCTCCTGATGCAATGCGCGTTGTAGGTCAACTTGGTACTATCTTAGGTCCTCGTGGTCTTATGCCAAACCCTAAAGTTGGTACTGTAACTCCTAACGTTGCTGAAGCAGTTAAAAATGCTAAAGCAGGTCAGGTTCGTTACCGTAACGACAAAAACGGTATCATTCACACTACTATCGGTAAAGTGAACTTCGATGCCGCTCAACTACAAGAGAACTTAGAAGCTCTTCTAGTTGCACTGAAGAAGGCTAAGCCATCTTCAGCGAAAGGTACTTTCATTAAGAAAGTAAGCATCTCTACTACTATGGGTGCAGGCGTAGCGTTAGATCAGAACTCTCTGAAAGCAAACGTAGCGTAA
- the rplK gene encoding 50S ribosomal protein L11, translated as MAKKVEAYIKLQVAAGMANPSPPVGPALGQHGVNIMEFCKAFNAKTDSVEKGLPTPVVITVYSDRSFTFVTKTPPAAVLLLKAAGLKSGSGRPNTEKVGTVTDAQIQEIAETKAADMTGADIEAMKRSIAGTARSMGLVVEG; from the coding sequence ATGGCTAAAAAAGTAGAAGCTTACATCAAGCTGCAAGTTGCAGCTGGTATGGCGAACCCTAGTCCACCAGTTGGTCCAGCTCTTGGTCAACATGGTGTTAACATCATGGAATTCTGTAAAGCGTTTAACGCTAAGACTGACTCAGTAGAGAAAGGTCTTCCAACTCCAGTTGTTATCACTGTTTACAGTGACCGTTCATTCACGTTCGTAACTAAGACTCCACCTGCAGCAGTTCTTCTGCTTAAAGCAGCTGGCCTTAAGTCTGGTTCTGGTCGTCCGAACACTGAGAAAGTAGGTACTGTAACTGACGCTCAGATCCAAGAGATCGCTGAGACTAAAGCTGCAGACATGACTGGTGCTGATATTGAAGCTATGAAGCGTTCAATTGCTGGTACTGCTCGCTCAATGGGCCTAGTGGTAGAGGGTTAA
- the nusG gene encoding transcription termination/antitermination protein NusG translates to MSEAPKKRWYVVQAFSGFEGRVAQSLREHIKMHGMEEHFDEVLVPTEEVVEVRAGQRRKSERKFFPGYVLVQMVMNDETWHLVRSIPRVMGFIGGTSDRPAPISDKEADAILNRLQQASESPVHKTVFEPGEVVRVTDGPFADFNGTIESVDYDKSRVKVSVSIFGRATPVELEFGQIEKN, encoded by the coding sequence ATGAGCGAAGCTCCAAAAAAACGATGGTATGTAGTACAGGCTTTTTCAGGTTTTGAAGGCCGAGTTGCACAGTCACTACGCGAACATATCAAAATGCATGGTATGGAAGAGCACTTTGATGAAGTTCTTGTTCCTACAGAAGAAGTAGTTGAAGTTCGTGCAGGTCAGCGCCGTAAGAGTGAGCGTAAGTTCTTCCCAGGTTACGTACTGGTACAAATGGTGATGAACGACGAAACATGGCACTTAGTACGCAGTATTCCACGTGTTATGGGCTTCATTGGCGGAACATCTGATCGCCCAGCTCCGATTTCTGATAAAGAAGCGGATGCGATCCTAAACCGTCTACAGCAAGCTAGTGAGTCTCCTGTTCATAAAACAGTATTTGAACCTGGTGAAGTTGTTCGTGTGACTGATGGCCCATTTGCTGACTTCAATGGTACAATTGAATCAGTAGATTACGATAAGAGCCGCGTGAAGGTTTCTGTATCGATTTTCGGTCGTGCAACACCAGTAGAACTAGAGTTCGGTCAAATCGAAAAGAACTGA
- the secE gene encoding preprotein translocase subunit SecE, whose amino-acid sequence MNANAENQESESKMDGLKWVVVFALLAAAVVGNYLYSDVSVVLRTSAVIALVAVAGITAAFTAKGKAAIRFASESRMEVRKVVWPTRQEATQTTFIVLAVTVVMALALWGIDGIMVRLVRLVTGV is encoded by the coding sequence ATGAATGCGAATGCCGAAAACCAAGAAAGCGAAAGCAAAATGGATGGCCTGAAATGGGTCGTAGTTTTTGCTTTGCTAGCTGCTGCTGTGGTTGGTAATTACCTGTACAGTGATGTTTCTGTTGTGCTGCGTACATCTGCAGTAATTGCTCTAGTAGCAGTTGCTGGGATCACTGCCGCATTTACAGCAAAAGGTAAAGCCGCGATTCGTTTTGCAAGTGAGTCGCGCATGGAAGTCCGCAAGGTGGTATGGCCTACTCGTCAGGAAGCTACGCAGACAACCTTTATCGTTCTAGCAGTCACTGTAGTGATGGCGTTAGCCCTTTGGGGTATCGACGGCATTATGGTCCGTTTAGTACGCCTAGTTACCGGCGTGTGA
- the tuf gene encoding elongation factor Tu yields the protein MSKEKFERVKPHVNVGTIGHVDHGKTTLTAAICTTLAKVYGGVAKDFASIDNAPEERERGITISTSHVEYDTPTRHYAHVDCPGHADYVKNMITGAAQMDGGILVVAATDGPMPQTREHILLGRQVGIPYIIVFMNKCDMVDDEELLELVEMEVRELLSEYDFPGDDCPVIMGSALGALNGEKEWEDKIVELAEALDSYIPEPERAIDLPFILPIEDVFSIQGRGTVVTGRVEQGIIKVGDEVAIVGIVDTITTTCTGVEMFRKLLDEGRAGENVGVLLRGTKRDEVQRGQVLAKPGSITPHTTFTSEIYVLSKDEGGRHTPFFKGYRPQFYFRTTDVTGTIELPEGVEMVMPGDNIAMTVTLIAPIAMDEGLRFAIREGGRTVGAGVVATIVA from the coding sequence ATGTCTAAAGAAAAATTTGAACGCGTAAAACCGCACGTAAACGTTGGTACTATCGGCCACGTTGACCACGGTAAAACAACTCTAACTGCTGCTATCTGTACTACACTTGCAAAAGTGTACGGTGGTGTTGCTAAAGACTTCGCATCTATCGATAACGCTCCTGAAGAGCGCGAGCGTGGTATCACAATCTCAACTTCTCACGTTGAGTACGATACTCCAACTCGTCACTACGCACACGTTGACTGTCCTGGACACGCCGATTATGTTAAAAACATGATCACTGGTGCTGCTCAAATGGACGGCGGTATCCTAGTTGTTGCTGCAACTGACGGCCCAATGCCACAAACACGTGAGCACATCCTACTTGGTCGCCAGGTTGGTATTCCTTACATCATCGTATTCATGAACAAGTGTGACATGGTTGATGATGAAGAACTACTTGAGCTAGTTGAGATGGAAGTTCGTGAACTTCTTTCTGAGTACGACTTCCCAGGTGATGATTGCCCAGTAATCATGGGTTCTGCTCTAGGCGCTCTAAACGGCGAGAAAGAGTGGGAAGACAAGATTGTTGAACTAGCAGAAGCGCTAGATTCATACATTCCTGAGCCAGAGCGTGCTATCGATCTACCATTCATTCTTCCAATCGAAGATGTATTCTCAATCCAAGGCCGTGGTACTGTTGTAACTGGTCGTGTTGAGCAAGGTATCATCAAAGTTGGTGACGAAGTTGCTATCGTTGGTATCGTAGACACTATTACAACTACTTGTACTGGTGTTGAGATGTTCCGTAAGCTTCTTGACGAAGGCCGTGCTGGTGAGAACGTTGGTGTTCTTCTACGTGGTACTAAGCGTGACGAAGTTCAACGTGGTCAAGTACTTGCTAAGCCAGGTTCAATCACTCCACACACAACTTTCACTTCAGAAATCTATGTTCTTTCTAAAGATGAAGGTGGTCGTCACACTCCTTTCTTCAAAGGTTACCGTCCACAGTTCTACTTCCGTACAACTGACGTAACTGGTACTATCGAGTTACCAGAAGGCGTAGAAATGGTAATGCCTGGTGATAACATCGCTATGACTGTTACTCTAATCGCTCCAATCGCGATGGACGAAGGTCTACGTTTTGCTATCCGTGAAGGTGGCCGTACAGTTGGTGCTGGTGTTGTTGCAACTATCGTTGCTTAA
- a CDS encoding type III pantothenate kinase → MQLLIEAGNTYVKVALLTQNEHIEQIGKYPSKKLELVLQPLLEGNVERIVFASVGPVEVDNTIQRIAQMANIPVTQVKTAREDFGVVNAYSEYQYLGVDRWLTLVAIRQSFEQPTVIVDIGTALTFDVMDSDGKHLGGWIMPGYQLMMKSVLENTTKVFSDSEHSESLTLANNTADGLKNGCRAALVGLIEFGLKQASAELNEAPAVILCGGGVRHLPKSWCKPFYHRSELVLEGLGLYAKRG, encoded by the coding sequence ATGCAATTATTAATTGAAGCAGGCAATACTTACGTCAAAGTTGCCTTACTGACCCAAAATGAACACATTGAACAAATTGGTAAATACCCAAGTAAAAAATTAGAGCTTGTTTTACAACCGTTACTGGAAGGTAATGTTGAGCGTATTGTTTTTGCGAGTGTCGGACCAGTTGAGGTTGATAATACGATTCAGCGTATTGCCCAAATGGCCAATATTCCGGTTACTCAAGTAAAAACTGCACGTGAAGACTTCGGTGTTGTTAATGCATATTCTGAATATCAATATCTTGGCGTTGACCGTTGGCTAACTCTAGTTGCTATTCGCCAAAGCTTTGAGCAACCTACGGTGATTGTTGATATAGGCACGGCATTAACGTTTGATGTTATGGACAGTGATGGAAAACATCTTGGTGGTTGGATCATGCCTGGTTATCAGTTAATGATGAAATCAGTGCTAGAGAACACGACCAAGGTGTTTTCTGATAGTGAGCATAGTGAATCATTAACACTGGCAAATAATACCGCTGATGGTTTAAAGAATGGCTGTCGTGCTGCTTTGGTTGGATTAATTGAATTTGGTTTAAAACAAGCATCTGCAGAATTAAATGAAGCTCCCGCGGTTATTCTATGCGGTGGCGGTGTTCGTCATTTGCCAAAATCGTGGTGTAAGCCTTTTTATCATCGCTCGGAGTTGGTACTTGAAGGGTTAGGATTGTATGCAAAGCGCGGTTAA
- the birA gene encoding bifunctional biotin--[acetyl-CoA-carboxylase] ligase/biotin operon repressor BirA, with the protein MKDHTVRLALIQLLSDGEFHSGEVLGQTLGMTRAAIAKQIQVIQQWGLDIFRVQGKGYCLASAIDLLDKQQILAKVKCPHLDLIPVIDSTNQYLLDRVGQLPSGSVCLAEYQEAGRGRRGRQWVSPFGSNLYLSIYWRLEAGMAAAMGLSLVVGVAIAETLQKLGADDVRVKWPNDIYYQDKKLAGILVEMTGQAGDAAHLVIGMGLNINMPLTEQSEITQAWTTLSQACDSLPSRNILAATLISHLNQTLCDYEHQGLVGFVERWNKIDNFLNRPVKLLIGERTIEGTARGIDAQGALLLETDTGITPYIGGEISLRGC; encoded by the coding sequence ATGAAAGATCATACCGTACGACTAGCTTTGATTCAGTTACTCTCAGATGGTGAATTTCATTCAGGTGAAGTATTGGGACAAACGCTGGGTATGACTCGTGCTGCAATCGCGAAACAAATTCAAGTCATTCAACAGTGGGGGCTTGATATTTTTAGGGTGCAAGGCAAAGGTTATTGTCTTGCATCGGCGATTGATTTACTTGATAAGCAGCAGATTTTAGCGAAAGTTAAGTGTCCCCATCTTGATTTAATTCCTGTCATCGACTCAACCAATCAATATCTTCTAGATAGAGTAGGGCAGCTGCCAAGCGGTAGCGTATGTTTGGCTGAATATCAAGAAGCTGGCCGTGGACGACGAGGTCGACAATGGGTTTCACCTTTTGGTAGCAACCTGTACCTTTCCATTTACTGGCGTTTAGAAGCTGGTATGGCTGCGGCAATGGGGCTGAGTTTAGTTGTCGGTGTCGCGATTGCTGAAACTCTCCAAAAACTTGGTGCAGATGATGTTCGAGTTAAATGGCCTAACGATATTTATTATCAGGATAAAAAGCTAGCTGGTATTCTTGTTGAAATGACAGGTCAAGCAGGGGATGCCGCACACTTAGTGATTGGAATGGGGCTAAATATTAATATGCCACTAACAGAGCAAAGTGAGATCACGCAAGCGTGGACAACACTGTCGCAAGCTTGTGATAGCTTACCGTCTCGAAATATCTTAGCGGCTACATTGATCTCACACCTTAATCAAACACTCTGTGATTATGAACACCAAGGTTTAGTTGGCTTTGTTGAACGCTGGAATAAAATAGATAACTTTTTAAACCGCCCTGTGAAATTATTAATCGGTGAGCGAACCATCGAAGGTACTGCTCGCGGGATTGATGCTCAAGGGGCTTTACTACTGGAAACCGACACTGGTATTACACCGTATATCGGCGGTGAAATCAGCCTTAGAGGTTGCTGA
- the murB gene encoding UDP-N-acetylmuramate dehydrogenase — MKVLHENGLAPYHTFGIDVSAKYILEASSVEDLLAIWQDETYQEVPKLVVGQGSNLLFCEDYQGAIILNRIKGINVVDSAEYVDLHVGGGEDWHAFVSWAVENGFNGLENLALIPGCVGSSPIQNIGAYGVELKDVCQYVDVLNVQTGEVKRLMADECHFSYRDSIFKRELKDHHIITAVGFRLTKAWSPKIAYGPLAKFSLDTVTAKEIFDEVCAIRREKLPDPQVMGNAGSFFKNPIISLDVRDFLLSEYPNMPNYPVDETHCKLAAGWLIDQCGLKGYQIGGAKIHQQQALVLTNVGNATAHDVLQLAQYVVDTVMTKFGVSLEHEVRFMAHNAETNLNEMLR, encoded by the coding sequence ATGAAAGTTTTACATGAAAATGGGTTAGCGCCTTATCACACCTTTGGGATTGATGTATCGGCGAAATACATACTTGAAGCATCAAGTGTTGAAGATCTCCTTGCTATTTGGCAGGACGAAACATATCAGGAAGTCCCTAAGTTAGTTGTTGGTCAAGGAAGCAACTTACTTTTTTGTGAAGATTACCAAGGCGCTATCATTTTAAACCGCATTAAAGGTATTAATGTGGTCGATAGTGCCGAGTATGTTGATTTACATGTAGGGGGCGGTGAAGACTGGCATGCATTTGTGTCTTGGGCCGTTGAAAATGGGTTTAATGGCCTTGAGAACCTAGCACTCATCCCTGGTTGTGTGGGGTCGTCCCCGATACAAAATATTGGCGCTTATGGCGTAGAATTAAAAGATGTCTGCCAGTATGTTGATGTATTAAATGTACAAACAGGGGAAGTGAAGCGTTTGATGGCTGATGAATGCCATTTCTCATATCGAGATTCAATTTTTAAGCGAGAGTTAAAAGATCACCACATTATTACAGCAGTAGGTTTTCGCTTAACTAAAGCTTGGTCTCCGAAAATAGCCTATGGCCCATTAGCAAAATTCTCGCTCGATACCGTTACAGCCAAAGAGATTTTTGATGAAGTGTGCGCCATTCGCCGTGAAAAACTGCCTGATCCGCAGGTTATGGGGAATGCAGGTAGTTTTTTCAAAAACCCAATTATTTCGTTAGACGTACGTGACTTTCTTTTGTCTGAGTACCCTAACATGCCAAATTACCCAGTGGACGAAACTCATTGTAAGTTAGCTGCGGGTTGGTTGATTGATCAATGTGGTTTGAAAGGTTACCAAATTGGTGGTGCTAAAATTCACCAGCAACAAGCACTCGTATTAACGAATGTTGGTAATGCAACTGCACATGATGTACTTCAGCTAGCACAGTATGTTGTCGATACGGTAATGACTAAATTTGGTGTCTCTCTTGAGCATGAGGTGCGTTTTATGGCACATAATGCTGAAACTAATCTCAACGAGATGCTGCGATGA
- a CDS encoding GNAT family N-acetyltransferase: MSQIIYRQLDPIRLPLVNKIYKSFYPSGKAKRDETIWVAESNNSIIASVRFKTIDDIQLLTGMLVIPEYRLQGIAYKLIEACRNQMNQQACYCFAFQELEVFYQNSGFQTINSENLPNNIKQRFQRYANSGKNLIPMLFIDTLTSESMSKNISKH; encoded by the coding sequence ATGTCTCAAATTATTTATCGTCAACTTGATCCTATTCGCTTGCCTTTAGTTAATAAAATATACAAGTCATTCTACCCATCAGGAAAAGCAAAGAGAGATGAAACAATCTGGGTTGCAGAATCAAACAACAGTATTATTGCATCCGTACGATTTAAAACTATTGATGATATACAACTACTGACAGGAATGCTTGTCATCCCAGAGTATCGTTTACAAGGTATTGCTTATAAGCTCATTGAAGCATGCCGTAATCAAATGAACCAACAAGCATGCTATTGCTTTGCATTTCAAGAGTTAGAAGTTTTCTATCAAAACTCAGGGTTTCAAACTATTAATAGCGAAAACCTTCCCAATAATATCAAGCAACGTTTTCAACGCTATGCCAATAGCGGTAAGAATCTAATTCCAATGTTATTTATTGATACACTTACCTCAGAAAGCATGAGCAAAAACATATCTAAACACTAG